The stretch of DNA GATACTAATACTAAGACTGTTTAACTAAAATTTTATAACGAATAGAATGGATAATAATGCAATTATTGTATGGGAAAAGTGTCTCTCTTATATTCAAGACAATATCGACAAAGAGGCTTTCGATACATGGTTTTTGCCTACAAAAGCAGTTAAGCTTGTAGAAAATATCCTAACTATTCAAGTACCAAGTAAATTCTTCTACGAATGGCTAGAAGACAACTATATCACTTTGCTGAAAAGTGCTTTGCTAAAAGTTCTAGGTCCTGACGGAAAGTTGGTCTACAGCATTGTTACCAATATGCGTAATAAACCACAAAATCCAGACACGGTAAAAATTCCTTCAATCAACAAAGAAAAGGTAAAACCCAACCTTATCGATGCTCCACTAAAAATCGAGAGCAACGACGTGTTAAACCCTTTTGTGATACCAGGTTTGCAAAAAATAAAAATCGATTCTCAACTAAATTATCGGTACAATTTTGATAATTTCATAGAAGGTGAATCGAATCGTTTAGCAAGAACTGCAGGTAAAGCCATTGCAAAGCGTCCGGGCGGGACTTCTTTCAACCCGTTCTTTATTTATGGTGGTGTTGGTTTAGGGAAAACGCACTTGGTTCATGCAATCGGACAAGAAATCAAAGAACTTTATCCAGACAAATCTGTGCTATATGTTTCGACCGAAAAGTTTACCATGCAATTCATTAACGCGGTTGCCAACAAAAGCCAGAACGACTTCGTGCATTTCTACCAAATGATTGATGTGCTTATTATAGATGACATCCAATTCTTAGCCGGAAAAGCAAAAACTCAAGAAGCCTTCTTTCATATTTTCAATGATTTACAACAAAAAGGTAAACAAATTATCCTTACCTCTGATAAATCACCAGCTACACTAACCGAAATGGAACCTCGATTAATCTCGCGTTTCAAGTGGGGATTGAATGCAGAACTGCAAATGCCAGACGCATCAACGCGTAGAAATATCATCCAGCAAAAAGTAGAAAAAGATGGAATAGAAATTCCAGAAACTGTATTAGATTACATTGCAGAAAATGTAGAAACCAATGTTCGAGAATTAGAAGGCACCTTAAATTCGATCATTGCTCAATCGACTTTCAACCGAAAAGAGATTACATTAGATTTGGTGAAAGACACATTATCCAACATCATCCAATACAGCAAAAAGGAAATTTCGATCGATTATATCCAAAAAACAGTTTGCGACTATTTCAAAATACCGATCGAAGATATCCAATCAAGATCACGCAAAAGAGATGTGGTACAAGCCAGACATTTGGCAATGTATTTTGCAAAAATACATACCAAAGCTTCTCTAAAAAGCATTGGTGACAAAATCGGTAATCGAGATCATGCTACCGTTTTACATGCTTGCAAAACGGTAACCAATTTATCAGAAACCGATAAAATTTTCAAAGGATACATCGAAGAAATCAATAAGAAGTTAACAGTATAAACCAAAAAAATAATTGACTATGAAAATTATGATGGTTTGTCTTGGGAATATATGTCGCTCGCCTTTGGCAGAAGGTATTTTACAACACAAACTTGGCAACAACTACACAGTAGAATCCTCTGGAACGGCACGATGGCACGAAGGAAAAAAACCTGACCAACGAAGCATTGCCGTTGCTAAAAAACATGGAATAGACATATCTCAACATCAAGCACAACAGTTTGTACCCATTATGTTTTCTGATTTTGATATGATTTTTGCAATGGACAGAGATAATTTTGCTGATTTGCAAAAACTAGCTACAACCCAAGAAGAAAAAGACAAAATTAGACTTATACTTTCCGAAGCTTTTCAAGAACAAACAGATGTTCCGGATCCTTACTACGGAACTGAAAGAGATTTCGATGAAGTTTATGATTTATTGGATCGTGCAACCGATGAATTAGTAAAAATAATCAACCGATAAGAAATCATGAATCAACCCAAATTATATTTAATTCCTAACCTTTTGGGCGAGGCTTCACCCGAAGCATCACTACCGATGCACAACACAGAAGTTGTAGAGGCGTTAAATTTATTTGTGGTTGAAAATGAAAAATCTGCTCGAAAATTCATAAAAAAAATTTGCCCCAATAAATCACAGTCATCTCTAGAAATACATATTCTCGATAAACATACCGAAGGTGAAGATTTATTGGCGATATATCGATTACTTAATCGAAAAGAAAGCATTGGGATTATTTCCGAAGCTGGTTTACCCGCCGTAGCCGACCCTGGATCGTTATTGGTGAAACAAGCACATAAGGTTAATTTCCCAGTCGTCCCCTTGGTTGGTCCATCCTCTATTCTACTGGCTTTGATGGCATCTGGTATGAATGGACAATCGTTTGCATTTCATGGCTATTTACCAATAGACAAGAACGAAAGAAAGAAAAAATTACAGCATTTAGAGAAAGAAAGTGCCTTGCACGGAACGGCACAGATTTTTATGGAAACCCCTTATAGAAATCAACAATTGATCAGCGATGTGATAAAATTCTTAAATGGTAATACACTTTTTTGTGTAGCCTGCGATCTTACCTTAACTTCAGAGTATATTTCGACTCGATTGGTAAAAAATTGGAAAAATCATCAAGAACATTTTCATAAACGTCCAGCTATTTTCATCCTACAAGCATAATAAATTGAGTTCTGTATCTCACTTATCCTACTGGAAGATAAAAAGCAAACTCTAAAAAATTTATCTCTCTAGAATTTGATCTACAACACTAAAGGTTTTCTTTCTTTGATAACGTAAGGTGGTACCCTATTGAAAGAAACATCCATAATTGCCTTAACATTAGAAACCAATTCTCGTGCGCGATCTTTGTACAAATCGGTATAAGTATGAAAATCTGCAGGGTAACCTGTACAAGAAATATTGAGCATTCGACCAATAAAAAGTGTACGACTCAAATGATATTCTTGAGTGACAAATATCGGATTTTTGATGCCGTAAATATATTTAGTACGATAAACGGTAGAATAGGTATCCAAAGCTGCACCATCGACAAGAATTTTCTCTACCGGCACTCCTCTCTCTACACAATATTTTTCCATTACATCGACCTCAGAAAGCTTATTTCTTAACGATTCACCCGACAAAAGAAGATAATCTACTTTATTTGACTTAAACAATTGAATACCTGCATCCAGACGATCTTTTAATAAATCAGACGGTTCACCATTTTTATTGAATCGTGTTCCTAAAACAACAGCCACTCGGACATCGTCACCCAACTCATTGACCTGAGAAGAGACATACGGCTTGGCAAACAACACGATTAAATAATTTATCCCAACCAGAAAAAACATCCCCACAACTGATAAGATAAAAACAGTTTTGAGATATGTATTGGATAAGATTTTTTGAATGTTATGGGTAATTTTAGTAATCATTCTCTTAATTTGGTAATTTTGGCTATTCAAAAATGATTCCTATATAAGAGTTACTTTATTAAAGTTATCATAAAATAACTAAAAGAAATGAAAACACCAATAGAATTACGAACGGTAAATGTAGAACGCTATATTACCCCTTTACGAGAAGGTGGCTCGTTACCTGCGCTGGCCGATGCAGATGATGGGTTCAAATATGTATTGAAGTTCAAAGGAGCAGGACATGGACCGCGAATGTTGATTTCGGAATTGTTGGGAGGCGAAATTGCTCGGTATTTAGGGCTTCCAGTTCCAGAGCTGGTTTTTGCCGAACTCGACGAAGCCTTCGGCCGCACAGAAGCTGACGAAGAAATTCAAGATTTACTAAAATTCAGTCAAGGCCTAAACTTAGGATTGCATTATTTATCAGGATCGATTACCTATGATCCAAGTGTAAATCTAATAAAAGAAGACTTGGCTAGTAGAATTGTTTGGTTAGACGCTTATATCACGAATGTTGACCGCACTTTCCGCAACACCAATTTATTGATGTGGAACAAAGAATTATGGTTAATCGACCATGGTGCCTCTTTTTATTTTCACCATTCATGGTACGGATGGGAAGAGCATGCACTAAGCAAATTCGAACAAATAAAGGACCATGTATTATTAAAACAAGCATCTGATTTAGAAAGAATTGACCATGAATTTTCGAGTAAATTATCTCCAGAAGTAATCGACAAAATTGTAGATTTATTGCCTTATGAATGGTTAGAAACAAGCGATGATGAAAAAAGCAAAGAAGAAATGAAAACCGTTTATAAAGACTTCTTGAAGATCCGTCTAGCCCATACGTCTAATTTTGTAAAACATGCTATCGATGTCAGACAATCACTTATATGAGTATGCAATCCTACGAATAGTTCCCAAGGTAGAAAGAGAAGAATTTGTAAATGTTGGGGTTATTGTTTTCTGTAAAAAAGCAGATTTTCTAGAAGTTAGAATACAGCTAAATCGTGATAGAATCAATGCATTTTCACATGAATTAGACTTGGATGAAGTAGAAAAAAACCTAGAAGCAATCAGAAAAGTCGGACATGGTGAATGCAAAGAAAGTGCAATTGCCCAAATGGAAAAACCCGAACGTTTTCGTTGGCTAACGGCCGTTAGGAGCTCATCTTTGCAAACCTCACGCCCACATGTTGGATTAACCAAAGATCTCGCCCAACAACTCATCGAATTAGAAAAAGAATATCTTTCATAAAACATTGATTTTTGTTATTTTATTTCTTATATTAGACAAACAATAACCATTTTTTTTATCGCCATGAAAAGTCTAAGAAACAAAGTCCAGTTAATTGGCCATGTAGGCAACACCCCAGAAGTGAAGCAAATGGCTAATAATCGAAAAATGGCTAAATTTAGTTTAGCAACCAACGATTCTTATACCAATCAACAAGGAGAAAAAATCACCCAAACCGAATGGCATTCACTCGTTGTTTGGGGGAAATTGGCCGAAGTTGTAGAACAACATGTTACAAAAGGTAAAGAGTTGGTGATCGAAGGTAAGTTAACTTATAATAGTTACGAAGATGCTAACGGTGTAAAAAGAACAAATGCAGAAATCATCGTTCATGAGTTACTACTTTTGTAATTTTACTCTAAAACGAGAATTCAGTTCGAGAAAATCGAACTGAATTCTCGTTTAAATCTCCCAGCATTACTGAAAATCATTTTTTAGCATTCTTTTTGCCATCCTACCAAAAAAGACTATTTTTAATAAAAAAATACATATGGTACGATGAAAAAATTATTAATCTTTCTATTATTCAGCTATTGCCTATTAGCATGCTCAACCAATAACTATCTTACAGAAAACAACACAAAAAATAATCGCTTGGCTCTCGAACCAAATGATGATGGAGAATACGATATAATCGTTTTTGATCCAGAATACGAAACCTACTTACGCAGCATCGCTATGCCGAAGAATTATTATTCTATCACTTTCTATAAAAATAAAAACACGTACTATGTGGATTCGTGGAACCATCGCCATGCACAACCCCATGCCTACAATCCAAACTTGTATGCAGTTCACATCGATTACGACTCTAATGTCGACTATGGTCTATTACTTGAGTATAAACTCTATAATTTTTTCAGATTTATAGAATGGAAATATAAAGTGCATTTATAAAAAACAGAAAGATTTTATACCTTTGTCGTTATGTTTAATTTCGACCAGTACAAAGATATCCAAAAAAGAATACAAGCTCTCTATACCTATTTAGAGATCGAACAAAAAAGAATTCAGGTAACCAATGACGAGGAAAAAACAGCTTCGCCAGATTTTTGGGATGATCCAAAAAAAGCGGAGATGTTTATGAAAGAATTACGATCTATAAAGAAGTGGATAGAAGATTACGAATCTGTAGAGCAAGCGGCTAATGACTTGGAAGTCCTAATTGAGTTTAACAAAGAAGGAGAAGTGAGCGATGAAGAAGTTCAGGAGCATTATTCCAAAACTATTAAACTATTAGAAAATATCGAATTCAAAAACATGCTCTCGGATGAAGGAGATAATTTGGGTGCGATTCTACAAATCACTGCCGGAGCTGGTGGTACAGAATCTTGCGACTGGGCAAGTATGTTGATGCGTATGTATTTGATGTGGGCTGAAAGTCATGGATATAAAGTTCGCGAACTCAACTTTCAGGCTGGCGATGTTGCAGGTGTAAAAACAGTAACACTGGAAATTGATGGAGAATTTGCTTTCGGATGGTTGAAAGGCGAAAATGGTGTACATCGCTTGGTGCGTATTTCGCCGTTTGATAGTAATGCAAAACGACACACAAGTTTTGTGTCGGCATATGTCTCACCGATGGTAGATGAGACAATAGAGATAGATATCAATCCTGCCGATATAGAAATGCAAACTTCTCGTTCGGGAGGTGCTGGTGGACAGAATGTAAACAAAGTGGAAACCAAAGTCCAACTAACTCACAAGCCAACTGGGATTGTGGTGATATGTCAGATAGAACGTTCTCAGCTTGCCAACAGAGAACGAGCCATGGAAATGTTGAAATCTGAACTCTACAAAATAGAACTCGACAAAAAAATGGCTGCTAGAAATGAAATAGAATCTAATAAAATGAAGATTGAATGGGGTTCTCAGATAAGAAACTATGTGATGCATCCCTACAAATTGGTGAAAGATGTCCGTACCGGGACCGAAACCGGAAACGTAGATGCTGTAATGAACGGTGATATCGATCAATTTCTGAAATCATACCTCATGTTGATGGGACAAAAACACGAAAACGAATAGATCATGAAAATCATTATTGGTGGTGCTGGTGAGGTTGGCTTTCATTTGGCAAAATTATTATCAAATGAAATGCTTGATATCATCGTGATGGACACCGATAAAGAACGTTTGTCCCATATAGAAAACTCATTAGATGTAATGACGTACAGAGGAGATATCACCTCTTTCAAATCTTTGCGAGAAGTAAACGTAGAGAGTGCAGACATGTTTATCTCAGTAAGCCAACTCCAAAACACCAACCTTACAAGTGCATTGATTGCCAAAAAAATGGGTACCAAACGTACAATAGCACGCATAAGCAATCCAGAATACTTATTGCGTGAGAATCAATTAGCTGTTCAGCGTTTTGGGATTGACGCACTCATTAGCCCAGAATTATTAGCTGCTAATGAAATCAAAAGCCTTATAGAGCAATCTGCATTCAATGAAATGCATTCGTTTGATGGAGGGCGAATAAATTTATTCGGTACAATCCTTGATCACGATTGTAAAATCATCAACAAAAAATACAAAGATGTTTATCTCACTTCAAAAGGAGGAACAGAAAGGCTTTTCATGCCCATTGCGATCATTCGTTACAATCCGAAATCGGGTTACGAAACCTTGATTCCGACCGATGAAACTGTATTCGAAAACAATGATCAAGTATATTTTATTTCTAAGAATTATGCAACATTAGAATTGTATAAACTTTTGGGTAAAAAACAAGATTATTTTCACAACGTCATTCTACTAGGTGGAGGAAGTATCGGCAAGAAAACTGCTAGACTTCTCAAAGCTGATAAACACAATGTGAAAATTATAGAAAAAAATAGAGATCGAGCTTTCGATCTGGCTGATGAATTCAACAACATTCTTATAATACATGGCGATGGAAGTGATGGAGATTTACTAGAAGATGAAGGAATTTCTGAAGCAGACGCTTTTATTGCTGTAACAGGTTCGTCAGAAACCAACATCATGTCTTGTCTTTTTGCGAAATCAAAAGGTGTTAGAAAAACCATCGCTTTGGTAGAAAATATAGATTATATTCATCTAAGTCAAGAGATAGGCATCAGTGCTTTTATTAATAAAAAACTCCTTACTGCAGACGGAATTTTCCGTTACGTTCGTCAAGGTCAAGTTTTGGATGTTTTTGGTATTTCTGATTTGGATGCAGAAGTTTTAGAATTCAAAATCAAAGAGCATTCAATGGCCATCAATAAAACCGTAGGCGAATTGAATATTAAAGATGAAGCTGTTATCGGTGGCATAGTTAGGAAAGGTGAAGCCATCATTCCGACAACCGACTTTGTTTTGGAGAAAGGTGACCGTGTTATTATCTTTTCTTTTCCAAGCGCCCTAAAACGCGTAACTCGTTACTTCTAATGAAATCATTCAATTTCAAAATCGTTTTCTACCTTAGTGGAATTCTTCTTTTACTCAACACCTTCTTTATGCTACTTTGCTCGGTATTGAGTTTAATTTGGAAAGATGACCTTTCGTTCAGTTTTCTAATTTCTGGCCTAATAACAGGGAGCATTGGCGGTTTCATGTATATTTCTGGTAAAAAAGCATCGCGCACCGTTCGCAAAAGAGAAGGATATTTGGTCGTCTCTTTTGGTTGGGTGATTTTGATTCTTACTGGAGTGTTACCTTATTATTTTTCTGAATCTTACCTCCCACTTTCTGTTTATTATTCCAACGATATAACTACCATTAACCTTTTCTACGAAACTGTCTCTGGTTACACAGCAACCGGCACAACGATTTTTCAGAATATAGACTATCTACCCAAAACAATTCTATTCTGGAGAAGTCTTACACATTGGATCGGTGGGATGGGAATTATCGTTTTGACTATTGCCATCATGCCTTTTTTAGGTATTGGCGGAATGCAACTGTTCTCAGCCGAGTATACCGGAAACGTCTCGCCCGACAAAATACACCCAAGAATCGCTGATACTGCCAAAAACCTTTGGCTTATCTACATCGTACTCACCTTTGCAGAAACTATTTTGCTCTATTTTGCCGGAATGAATTTTTTTGATGCAATCAACCACTCATTTAGCACCATGTCTGCTGGTGGTTTTTCTACCAAAGACAATAGCATTGCATACTGGCGAAACAACGAATTGATACAATATATACTCACTTTTTTCATGGCTCTTTCGGGTACTAATTTCGTTATTCTTTACTTCTTATCTCGACTAAAATGGAAGAAAGCTTGGCAAAATGAAGAGTTTAAAAGTTACCTTGCAATCATCTTGATTATCTCAGCTATCATCTCTATAGTATATTATTTTCATTATTACAAAGAAGATTCTTTTAATTTTGATAATTTAGAAAATGCATTTCGATTTTCTATTTTTCACACTACATCTATTTTATCAACCACCGGTTTTATTTTTACCGATTATACAACCATTACACCTTTGGTTACTTTACTCTTGTTTTCTTTATTTTTTGTAGGAGGATCTGCAGGTTCTACGGCGGGTGGTATAAAAATAATTCGTCAGGTAATTCTACTTAAAAATAGTATTATAGAATACAAAAGAATTCTACACCCTAATGCGGTAATCCCTGTTCGCTATGGAGGTAAAGCAATTTCTCAGAAAATTGTCTATAATATTTTAGCGTTTTTTGTGATGTATATGTTTATTTGGGTTTCGAGTGCAATCCTTTTTTCATTAATCAATGACGACCTAAGTAAAGATTACGAAAGTATTTTATCGAGCCTCACGGTTACAGCCTCTTCCTTAGGAAATGTCGGGCCAGGAATTGGTGTTTACGGGCCAACTTCTAATATGAGTAATCTAACGAACGCTGCTAAACTGTTATGTAACGTATTGATGATTTTAGGACGTTTAGAGATTTTCACATTCGTCATTATCTTCACGCCTTACTTTTGGAAATCAAATTAAAAAAACTTCTATCTAATAAAATTAGATAGAAGTAACTTCAAATTAAGATTTAATTTGGTATATATATATTTAGTTGGTTACTTCTACAATACAAAACCTATACCAAAAACAAATTTTCTTGATTATTTCAACAAATAATGATAGTTATCCAAGAATTTTTTCACTTTTGGGCTCACGACAGCCATGCAATAAGGCTGTGTTGGATTATTTTCGAAGTAGCGCTGATGATATGCTTCGGCAGAATAAAATGTTTCTAGCGGCTCTATTTCGGTAACAAAATTTACATTTTTTTCTTGTTCATAAAATTTCTTAGATTCTTCGGCCTGGTGTTTTTGTTCATCATTCAGATAATAAATCACCGAGCGGTACTGTGTGCCAATATCATTACCTTGCTTGTTGAGCTGCGTAGGATCATGAATTTGCCAAAAAACTTCTAATAAAGTTGCATAGGAAATAATCGATGGATCGAAAATAACTTTTACAACTTCGGCATGCATGGTTTGCCCAGTACAAACCTCCTCGTAGGTAGGATTTTCGCTTAAGCCTCCTGCATAACCAGATATAGCCTCATCCACCCCTTTTAAAAGATTGAAAATATGTTCTACACACCAAAAACATCCACCCCCAAAAATTGCTTCTTCTCTTGTCATTGTCTATACATTTTTTCAGATATAATATTCTAAAGTCTCTTTCAGTTCACTAATTACAAAAGTACTTTGTGTGCTCCCTATGCTTTGTATTTTTGTTAGGCGATTTATCATAAAATCACGATAATCATCCATATTTTCAAAAGCCATTTTTATGATATAATCATAATCGCAACTCACGTGATAACAACTAAGAATCTCTTTCTGCTCTAAAATATCTTTTTCGAATTGTTTGATACTTTCTTGAGAATGCTGCGCAAGTTTTATATGACTCAAAACCAACAATTCTTTGTTAATTTTTTTTCTATCGACTAATGCAACATATTTGTCAATAACTTTATTTTTTTCTAATTTTTTTATTCTTTCATGTATTGCCGTTGAAGATAAATTCAACTTATCGGATAGTTGCTTATAGGTAATTTTACTATCCTGTTGCAAAAAAGTTAAAATTTTTGCATCAATTGTATCTAATTTCATACTAAAAATAGTTTAGTTAAACTATCAGAAATAAATTCTTTTTTTCTTTGAAGATAAAAGTACAGCATTTCATCCGAATAGTATTCATCTATCCAGAAAATTTAGGTACAAAAAACGAAAATCAAAAAAAGCTTTCCCAAAAAGGTAAAAAAACTTATATTTGTTGAAAATTTTACAGGAGGAAGGATTTGTCTGATTGCAACCTCATTAAACAATTGCTAAACCAGAAATCCTTCTCCCTTTTTTATCCAATAAAAAAAATATATAATTTATGTCTTATTTATTTACTTCAGAGTCTGTTTCTGAAGGACATCCAGATAAAATTGCGGATCAAATTTCTGATGCTATTCTTGACAACTACCTCGCTTTGGATAAGCAAAGTAAGGTTGCTTGTGAAACTTTGGTAACCACAGGACAAGTGGTACTGGCCGGAGAAGTGAAAACAAAAGCCTTTATAGACTTACAAAAAATTACCCGACAAACCATCTCTAAAATTGGTTATACCAAAAGTGAGTATATGTTCGATGCAAACTCTTGTGGTATTCTCTCTGCGATCCATGAGCAATCTCCCGAAATTTCGCAAGGTGTAGAGCGCGATTCAGATGAAGAGCAAGGAGCTGGCGACCAAGGAATGATGTTTGGTTATGCCACGAATGAAACCGAAAATTTTATGCCACTAGCATTAGATTTATCGCATAAATTATTAGAAGAGTTAGCCAATATTCGCAAGAATGAATCAGAATTATTACCGTATTTAAGGCCAGACTCAAAGGCACAAGTAACTATAGAATACGATGATAATAATAAGCCAATTCGCATAGATACTATCGTAATTTCTACACAACACGACGACTTTGCGAACGAAAATGCAATGCAAGAAAAAATCAAGAGTGATATAATCAATATATTAATTCCACGCGTAAAAACTCAATTGCCTATTCATATTCGAGATCTTTTCGATGATGATATAACCTACCACATCAATCCTACCGGAAAATTTGTAATCGGTGGTCCACATGGAGACACAGGGCTAACCGGCAGAAAAATCATCGTAGACACCTACGGTGGTAAAGGCGCACACGGTGGAGGAGCTTTTTCTGGAAAAGACCCATCGAAAGTAGACCGTTCTGCTGCTTATGCTGCCCGACACATTGCCAAGAACATGGTTGCCGCAGGAGTTGCCGATGAGGTTTTGGTACAAGTTTCTTATGCTATTGGAGTTGCTGCTCCGGTTTCTCTCTTGGTCAATACCAATGGAACTTCTAAAGTAAATTTAACGGATTCTGAGATTTCTAGAAAAATCCAAACGTTATTTGATATGCGCCCATTTGCTATCGAGCAACGCTTAAAATTACGAAACCCAATATACGAAGAAACAGCAAGTTACGGCCACATGGGTAGAAGCCCGAGAATAGTTACTAAAACCTTTAAAAACACAAATAGTGAGGAAGATTTAACGGTTGAAGTTGAACTTTTCACATGGGAAAAATTAGACTATGTAGAAAAAATCCAACAGGAATTCAATTTATAATTAAAAAATTTCAAAAGTAAAACCGGCAAATACGTCGGTTTTGTTTATATTAGCCGTTTGTCTTAAATATTGAAGTACATGAAATTACTCGAAGGAAAAGTAGCCATTGTTACTGGAGCAACAAGAGGGATTGGAAAAAGCATCGCCCAAACTTTTATAGAACATGGTGCAACTGTGATTTTTACCTATGCTTCATCGGTAGAAAAAGCAAGCGCTCTAGAGAAAGAATTAAGAGAGTTAGGAACAATAAAAGGATATCAATCAGATGCAGCAGATTATGATGCCGCACAAGAGTTGGTTTCAGAAGTAATTAATGAATTCGGAAGAATAGACATCGTTGTAAATAATGCAGGAATTACGCGCGACAACCTTTTGATGAGAATGTCTTTAGAAGATTTTGACAAAGTGGTACAAGTCAACCTCAATTCTGCATTTAACCTTACCAAAGCCGCTATTCGCCCTATGATGAAACAACGCAATGGTGTAATTCTCAACATGAGTTCTATCGTAGGGTTAAAAGGAAATGCCGGCCAGGCGAACTATGCAGCTTCTAAGGCTGGATTAATAGGTTTTTCTAAATCTGTTGCCCTCGAACTTGGTTCACGCAATATTCGTTGTAATGTAATTGCACCAGGATTTATAGAAACTGAAATGACCGAAGTTCTGGACGAAAAAACCGTTGAAGAATGGAGAAACGGAATTCCTCTGAAAAGAGGTGGAAAGCCAGAAGATATTGCCAACGCTTGTCTTTTCTTAGCTTCTGATCTAGCAAATTACATTACAGG from Weeksella virosa DSM 16922 encodes:
- the trkA gene encoding Trk system potassium transporter TrkA → MKIIIGGAGEVGFHLAKLLSNEMLDIIVMDTDKERLSHIENSLDVMTYRGDITSFKSLREVNVESADMFISVSQLQNTNLTSALIAKKMGTKRTIARISNPEYLLRENQLAVQRFGIDALISPELLAANEIKSLIEQSAFNEMHSFDGGRINLFGTILDHDCKIINKKYKDVYLTSKGGTERLFMPIAIIRYNPKSGYETLIPTDETVFENNDQVYFISKNYATLELYKLLGKKQDYFHNVILLGGGSIGKKTARLLKADKHNVKIIEKNRDRAFDLADEFNNILIIHGDGSDGDLLEDEGISEADAFIAVTGSSETNIMSCLFAKSKGVRKTIALVENIDYIHLSQEIGISAFINKKLLTADGIFRYVRQGQVLDVFGISDLDAEVLEFKIKEHSMAINKTVGELNIKDEAVIGGIVRKGEAIIPTTDFVLEKGDRVIIFSFPSALKRVTRYF
- a CDS encoding TrkH family potassium uptake protein, giving the protein MKSFNFKIVFYLSGILLLLNTFFMLLCSVLSLIWKDDLSFSFLISGLITGSIGGFMYISGKKASRTVRKREGYLVVSFGWVILILTGVLPYYFSESYLPLSVYYSNDITTINLFYETVSGYTATGTTIFQNIDYLPKTILFWRSLTHWIGGMGIIVLTIAIMPFLGIGGMQLFSAEYTGNVSPDKIHPRIADTAKNLWLIYIVLTFAETILLYFAGMNFFDAINHSFSTMSAGGFSTKDNSIAYWRNNELIQYILTFFMALSGTNFVILYFLSRLKWKKAWQNEEFKSYLAIILIISAIISIVYYFHYYKEDSFNFDNLENAFRFSIFHTTSILSTTGFIFTDYTTITPLVTLLLFSLFFVGGSAGSTAGGIKIIRQVILLKNSIIEYKRILHPNAVIPVRYGGKAISQKIVYNILAFFVMYMFIWVSSAILFSLINDDLSKDYESILSSLTVTASSLGNVGPGIGVYGPTSNMSNLTNAAKLLCNVLMILGRLEIFTFVIIFTPYFWKSN
- the msrA gene encoding peptide-methionine (S)-S-oxide reductase MsrA, whose product is MTREEAIFGGGCFWCVEHIFNLLKGVDEAISGYAGGLSENPTYEEVCTGQTMHAEVVKVIFDPSIISYATLLEVFWQIHDPTQLNKQGNDIGTQYRSVIYYLNDEQKHQAEESKKFYEQEKNVNFVTEIEPLETFYSAEAYHQRYFENNPTQPYCMAVVSPKVKKFLDNYHYLLK
- a CDS encoding Lrp/AsnC family transcriptional regulator — protein: MKLDTIDAKILTFLQQDSKITYKQLSDKLNLSSTAIHERIKKLEKNKVIDKYVALVDRKKINKELLVLSHIKLAQHSQESIKQFEKDILEQKEILSCYHVSCDYDYIIKMAFENMDDYRDFMINRLTKIQSIGSTQSTFVISELKETLEYYI
- the metK gene encoding methionine adenosyltransferase; the encoded protein is MSYLFTSESVSEGHPDKIADQISDAILDNYLALDKQSKVACETLVTTGQVVLAGEVKTKAFIDLQKITRQTISKIGYTKSEYMFDANSCGILSAIHEQSPEISQGVERDSDEEQGAGDQGMMFGYATNETENFMPLALDLSHKLLEELANIRKNESELLPYLRPDSKAQVTIEYDDNNKPIRIDTIVISTQHDDFANENAMQEKIKSDIINILIPRVKTQLPIHIRDLFDDDITYHINPTGKFVIGGPHGDTGLTGRKIIVDTYGGKGAHGGGAFSGKDPSKVDRSAAYAARHIAKNMVAAGVADEVLVQVSYAIGVAAPVSLLVNTNGTSKVNLTDSEISRKIQTLFDMRPFAIEQRLKLRNPIYEETASYGHMGRSPRIVTKTFKNTNSEEDLTVEVELFTWEKLDYVEKIQQEFNL
- the fabG gene encoding 3-oxoacyl-[acyl-carrier-protein] reductase — protein: MKLLEGKVAIVTGATRGIGKSIAQTFIEHGATVIFTYASSVEKASALEKELRELGTIKGYQSDAADYDAAQELVSEVINEFGRIDIVVNNAGITRDNLLMRMSLEDFDKVVQVNLNSAFNLTKAAIRPMMKQRNGVILNMSSIVGLKGNAGQANYAASKAGLIGFSKSVALELGSRNIRCNVIAPGFIETEMTEVLDEKTVEEWRNGIPLKRGGKPEDIANACLFLASDLANYITGQVISVDGGLHT